Proteins from a genomic interval of Zingiber officinale cultivar Zhangliang chromosome 1B, Zo_v1.1, whole genome shotgun sequence:
- the LOC122053762 gene encoding uncharacterized protein LOC122053762 translates to MGKLLSDSAALAETLSPSPKLQWPGPTAIPTPDVTDLTCAADDAAAWAAVSGLEEQQRRRLEKIHARGVFWKNPRDAEAPGVAFRLEHGGDVEADGNCLFTAARRVLGPKAPSARELRQRGVRRFLEDYRAGDGAAREAADGVIRNLYSPDLKTGWGIHVVQELKLLARKDDRETLDASIQELVDLGMQREVAAESIYKERCITINDGPSWAKYMSISGSPEDEYDIITLQYTEEGLLTIVENRSGHAAAFGDDIAIESLATEFRREVFVVQAHGADAMVDENNCVFFLPHCPRGPICEPPIFLFMKGTGWCCAGADHYEPLIASPLPFISQDKAALVL, encoded by the exons ATGGGAAAGCTCCTATCCGACTCAGCtgccttggccgaaactttaagccCCTCGCCGAAGCTTCAATGGCCGGGGCCCACTGCGATCCCGACGCCGGATGTGACGGATCTGACGTGCGCGGCCGATGACGCCGCGGCGTGGGCCGCGGTGTCCGGTCTGGAGGAGCAGCAACGGCGCCGACTCGAGAAGATCCACGCGCGGGGGGTCTTCTGGAAGAACCCGCGGGACGCTGAGGCGCCGGGGGTGGCTTTCCGTCTGGAGCACGGCGGAGATGTCGAGGCGGATGGGAATTGCTTGTTCACTGCGGCGAGGCGAGTGCTAGggccgaaggcgccttccgcCCGTGAACTGCGGCAGCGGGGAGTGCGGCGTTTCCTGGAGGATTACCGGGCGGGGGACGGGGCAGCGAGGGAAGCTGCGGATGGGGTGATCCGTAACTTGTACTCGCCGGATCTGAAGACTGGGTGGGGCATACATGTGGTGCAAGAGCTGAAGCTCCTTGCAAGGAAGGACGACCGCGAGACCTTGGATGCCTCGATTCAGGAGCTCGTAGATCTGGGGATGCAAag GGAAGTGGCAGCAGAATCTATTTATAAGGAGAGATGCATCACCATAAATGATGGGCCAAGTTGGGCAAAGTATATGTCGATCTCAGGCTCTCCAGAAGATGAGTATGATATCATTACTTTACAGTATACAGAAGAGGGATTGCTGACTATTGTTGAGAATCGTAGTGGCCATGCTGCAGCTTTTGGCGATGATATTGCCATTGAGAGTTTGGCTACAGAATTTCGACGAGAAGTCTTTGTA GTTCAGGCTCATGGAGCAGATGCAATGGTGGATGAAAACAATTGTGTGTTTTTCCTTCCTCATTGTCCAAGGGGTCCAATTTGTGAACCTCCAATTTTCTTATTTATGAAGGGAACAG GTTGGTGCTGTGCCGGGGCTGACCATTATGAGCCTTTGATAGCAAGtcctcttccttttatttctcAAGACAAGGCTGCTCTTGTACTGTGA